The genomic DNA GCTCCCACAAGGGACGCAGGTGTGTGTTGAGGTGTCCTGGTAGCcactgctgtggggacaggctcAGAGGGCTTTCAGGGTCACCTCCACTGGGAAATGGTCGCTGACAGCCAAAGCCTGTGTGTGAGGGAGAGCAGAGTCACCCTGACCACAGTCAGCTCATAAACCCTGAGCTCATCTGGACCCACTGCCACTGTCATGGCTGGCTGGGACCCCAGCGCTCCACTCCAACCCCCAAAATTTAGACCATACCCCAAAATGCTCGATCTGGAGGGTTGATTTGGTACAACAGCTGGGGTCAGGCCGCCCTTAGGGGCACCCTTGGGAACAAGGAGCCCTCCCACActcccaggagctgtggtgggGCACATgccccccccccgcccctcaCTCACATCcttgagctggagctggaatttctTCTGGAAGTTGTTGACagtggcagagccaggctcaaTGTCTTGGCGCAGGGCGGTGCCGCAGGCCACGATGCTGCCGAGGCATCAGGGGGGTGTCAGTGCCCCTCAGTGCTCCCCATGGcagccccccgtgccccctgGCCCGGCACCCACCGGTCGTAGGCGCAGTCGGTGTCGGCCACGGTGGTGTCGGCGCTGTCGGGGATCAGCCACTCGCAGGCGCGCAGGGAGCGCAGGCGGATGGACGGCCACTGGGAGCTGGGCACGTAGGAGCAGTCAGCGTTGAAATCACCCAGGAAGATCAtgtcctgcagggcacagcGCTGAGTCCCTGTCCCTTTAGGGAACAAAGGCTCCCTCAAATCTTAAGGGGTGGCTACAAACCCCCCTGAAGTTCCCAGTGTGCAGGGACAAGCCCCCAGGAATGGCAGGAGGGCcatgcagcagctccctgcctggagaCTGCTGGGGTGGCCCCTGCTCTGATGGGTACAAGAGGCCTCCTGTGGGACATGTTCATCCCGCCTGCCCACCTGGCTGCACTAGGGAGGAGCCAAGCTCCCCAACACTGCTTACGTTAGTCCCCCACTTGTTGATTACATCGGTGTAGACGTCGTAGAGCGCGTCGATCTCCTGTCCTGCGTGGCTGGGCTCCGAATGCAGAGGCACCAACACGAACTGCTGCAcctctgcaggacagctggCCATCAGCCCCTGCCTTggtgcagctcctgagcagggaAACCCCCAGGAAACTACCCCAGGCCAAGCCCCAGCTACTGGCCAGGAAAAGTAGTTGAAGGGAAAGGGTGTGATGAGTTTGGTACTCTGCCTGTCCCTCAGACTGGAAATTCCAGTGGGGAGCTGCGTGCCTTGGTGCattgtttggggtttgctgCTTGTTTCCCATTAGCATTTGCAAGCCAATATGGTTTTGGGCAGGAGATGGGATAGTGTGTGTGCCCTGAGGAGGTTCTCAGGAGGTGGAGGTGATGGCATGGGGTAGGCAGTGGAACAAAGTGGGAAATGGGACATGATGGGAGATACAAGGGATGGGGGATGACAGGTGATAGGAGATGGTACATGATGGGAGATGGCACCCAGCCAGAGGAAGTAGATGGTGGATATGGCACAAGATGGGAGGTAGCACATAATGGGATGTAGGACACTGTGGGAAGCCGCTGGAGATGTGATGGCACACAGCTGGAGAGAGCTTATGGTGGGAGATGGCAGGTGGTTGGTAGGAGATGGCACATGGTGGGAAAGAGCAGGGGttgctggccatgctgggcaGGGACATAGGACCCCTGGGCACCCATGGGTGGGACCCTGGTGAAGGATTGCAACCCCCCTGTGCttggcaggcacagctgtgggctCAGCCCTGCGTGGAGGGGACCCTGTGCCAGGTCTGGGCATCCCGCAAGGTGGGCTCTGCTCACGTGTGGTGGGTGAGGAGAACTTCACAATGAAGGGCTCCCTGCTGAAGGTGTCGGTCCCACAGGGCTCACAGCCATCATCATAGTAGTAGCTTCCCAGCACGGAGACCATGTCTGACctgagggaggagagcagggcagcccccagcactgctcctgcacagcccggGCTCCCAGAGGTACCCATCCCctttgggggctgctggggagggtggCAGGTGACACCTGGCAGCATCCCTTACCTGTAGATGAAGAGGTACTGCTCCTTGTAGGTGCCCCGACCCAGGGGGACGCTGATCAAAAAGTCATATGGGTgtttcccagcactgggagcaagTTGTGGAGAGGGTGAGAAGAGgctcctggtgctccccagCATCCACCAGGCTCTCTCCAGCGGAGCCAGaggtgccctggcagggctggaatccATCCCAGCATCTCCTTTGCAGTCAGTCCCACACCAAGCTGTTGGGTCACCTGTTGAGCTGGTCCATGAGGTCATTGACGGCACTCAGGTCGGCGTCCCGGACCTCCTGCACCAGAATGACGTCGTACTCCGACAGGATCTGGGGGGAcaagctcagagctgctctcccctggccaggagctgctctgtggttgcctttctgggctgcagaggcTCCCAGGCTGGCAatgggagggcagcagggacctCAGGGCCACGGAGGGGACCCCGGTGCTGGTGTGCCCTGTGTGTCCATCACCCACCtacccagcagctgctccaggggaggaACCTGGGCAGCATCAAATTCACCCAGCCTTGACTGGGGACCTGCAAGGGCGGAGATGGCCTGAGGTGGGAGATGGTGATGGGGGAAGAGCAGATGTGTGGGTAGAtgaagggatggatggatggatggatggatggatggatggatggatggatggatggatggatggatggatggatggatggatggatggatggatggatggatggatggatggatggatggatggatggatggatggatggatggatggatggatggatggatggatggatggatggatggatggatggatggatggatggatggatggatggatgg from Camarhynchus parvulus chromosome 14, STF_HiC, whole genome shotgun sequence includes the following:
- the LOC115909246 gene encoding deoxyribonuclease-1-like, translated to MAASRPVLSLLVAALLLHVATSLKIGAFNIRAFGDTKMANQTIANIIVSILSEYDVILVQEVRDADLSAVNDLMDQLNSAGKHPYDFLISVPLGRGTYKEQYLFIYRSDMVSVLGSYYYDDGCEPCGTDTFSREPFIVKFSSPTTQVQQFVLVPLHSEPSHAGQEIDALYDVYTDVINKWGTNDMIFLGDFNADCSYVPSSQWPSIRLRSLRACEWLIPDSADTTVADTDCAYDRIVACGTALRQDIEPGSATVNNFQKKFQLQLKDALAVSDHFPVEVTLKAL